The following are encoded together in the Asticcacaulis sp. genome:
- a CDS encoding superoxide dismutase family protein, whose translation MIRYSLAALALLATPVLAQTSTPPAPASDTLTGKLAGPEGADMGSVTITPAPNGVILRVEAKGLTPGWHAMHFHEKGACSDEKFASAGGHVHNMTPVTHGLLNANANDAGDLPNIFANADGTATAEVYSSFVSAREGGKLPALMDSDGSAVVIHAMADDYTTQPIGGAGVRVACAALQ comes from the coding sequence ATGATCCGTTACAGCCTCGCCGCCCTCGCCCTGCTCGCCACACCGGTGCTGGCGCAAACATCGACGCCCCCCGCACCCGCTTCGGATACGCTCACTGGTAAACTGGCCGGCCCTGAGGGTGCCGATATGGGCAGCGTCACCATCACACCGGCGCCGAACGGCGTCATCCTGCGCGTTGAGGCCAAGGGGCTTACCCCCGGCTGGCACGCCATGCACTTCCATGAAAAAGGCGCCTGCTCGGATGAGAAATTCGCCTCGGCCGGCGGCCACGTCCATAATATGACGCCTGTCACCCACGGCCTGCTCAATGCGAACGCCAATGACGCCGGCGACCTGCCCAATATCTTCGCCAATGCCGACGGCACCGCCACGGCGGAGGTTTATTCCAGCTTCGTCAGCGCCCGCGAAGGCGGCAAGCTGCCCGCCCTGATGGATAGCGACGGTTCCGCCGTGGTCATTCACGCCATGGCGGATGACTACACCACCCAGCCGATCGGCGGCGCCGGCGTCCGTGTCGCCTGCGCCGCCCTGCAATAG
- a CDS encoding hydrolase gives MSLPPLDPGTTALVLIDLQKGIATPGRAPHDSTDVLARAKSLAAQFRAAGSPVFLVHVYWAKDYKDALNQAVDQPAPLPADGLPPAFYEFVDGLKQDGDIIIHKRNWGAFHGTDLELHLRRRGIQTIVLAGIASNIGVESTARDAWERNYSLVVVEDACTTNAAEAHAAAFKYIFPRIARVVKSEEVRLA, from the coding sequence ATGTCCCTCCCCCCGCTTGATCCCGGCACCACCGCCCTCGTTCTGATCGACCTGCAAAAGGGCATCGCCACACCCGGCCGCGCGCCCCATGACAGCACCGACGTGCTAGCCAGGGCCAAATCCCTGGCCGCACAATTTCGCGCCGCCGGCAGCCCGGTTTTCCTCGTTCACGTCTACTGGGCGAAGGACTACAAAGACGCCCTGAACCAGGCGGTTGACCAGCCGGCGCCACTGCCGGCCGATGGCCTGCCACCGGCTTTCTATGAATTTGTCGATGGTCTGAAACAGGACGGCGATATCATCATACACAAGCGCAACTGGGGCGCCTTCCACGGCACGGACCTCGAGCTGCACCTGCGCCGCCGCGGCATCCAGACAATCGTGCTGGCAGGTATCGCCAGCAATATCGGCGTCGAATCCACCGCGCGCGACGCCTGGGAACGCAATTACAGCCTGGTCGTGGTAGAAGACGCCTGCACCACTAATGCCGCCGAGGCCCACGCGGCGGCATTCAAGTACATTTTCCCGCGTATTGCGCGCGTGGTCAAAAGCGAAGAGGTCAGGCTGGCCTGA
- the typA gene encoding translational GTPase TypA, whose protein sequence is MNLRNIAIIAHVDHGKTTLVDALLAQSGVFRANEATVERAMDSNDQERERGITILAKCTSVLWNGKAGETRINIIDTPGHADFGGEVERILGMVDGCVILIDAEEGVMPQTKFVLGKALKLGLRPILCINKVDRPHADPDRVHNEAFDLFAAMGATDEQLDFPHIYASGKNGWATMDMNVPSDNLGPLFDLIVEHVPAPKVVENKDKPFQMLAVLIESDPFLGRVLTGRVNSGRAVPGLAIKALNRDGVEIERGRITKVLAFRGLKRQPIDEGTEAGDICAIAGLSKATVADTLCDMSLTDALPAQPIDPPTISMTVSVNDSPLAGKEGTKVQSRVIRERLLREAESNVAIRVTETDEKDAFEVAGRGELQLGVLIENMRREGFEVAISRPRVVFKNDPETGEKLEPIEDVVIDVDEEYTGVVIEKLSARKAELKDMGPSGAGKTRITLKSPSRSLIGYQGEFLTDTRGSGVLNRVFSHYEGYKGLIDQNRKGVLVSNGDGETAAFALWKLEERGTMFVGGGEKTYMGMIIGENSRTDDLDVNPMKTKQLTNIRASGTDEAIRLTPPRRPTLEQAIAYIEDDELVEVTPKSIRLRKKELNPSFRKKRVKADA, encoded by the coding sequence ATGAATCTGCGTAATATCGCCATCATCGCCCACGTTGACCATGGCAAGACCACTCTCGTTGACGCCCTGCTGGCCCAGTCCGGCGTTTTCCGCGCCAATGAAGCGACCGTCGAGCGCGCCATGGACTCAAACGACCAGGAGCGCGAGCGCGGCATCACCATCCTCGCCAAGTGTACCTCCGTTCTGTGGAACGGCAAGGCGGGCGAGACCCGCATCAACATCATCGACACGCCGGGCCACGCCGACTTCGGCGGCGAAGTGGAACGCATCCTGGGCATGGTTGACGGCTGCGTCATCCTGATCGACGCCGAGGAAGGCGTCATGCCGCAGACCAAGTTCGTGCTCGGCAAGGCGCTGAAGCTGGGCCTGCGTCCGATCCTCTGCATCAATAAGGTCGACCGCCCGCACGCCGATCCGGACCGCGTCCACAATGAAGCCTTCGACCTGTTCGCCGCCATGGGCGCGACCGACGAGCAGCTTGATTTCCCGCACATCTACGCTTCCGGCAAGAACGGCTGGGCGACGATGGACATGAATGTGCCTTCGGATAACCTGGGGCCGCTCTTCGACCTGATCGTGGAACATGTGCCGGCGCCGAAGGTGGTCGAAAACAAGGACAAGCCGTTCCAGATGCTGGCCGTTCTGATCGAATCCGATCCGTTCCTCGGCCGCGTCCTGACCGGCCGCGTCAATTCGGGCCGCGCCGTTCCGGGCCTGGCCATCAAGGCGCTGAACCGCGACGGCGTTGAAATCGAGCGCGGCCGCATCACCAAGGTGCTGGCCTTCCGCGGCCTGAAGCGCCAGCCGATCGACGAAGGCACCGAAGCCGGTGACATCTGCGCGATTGCCGGCCTTTCCAAGGCGACCGTGGCCGATACGCTGTGCGACATGAGCCTGACCGACGCGCTGCCGGCGCAGCCGATCGATCCGCCCACCATCTCGATGACCGTTTCGGTCAACGATTCGCCGCTGGCCGGCAAGGAAGGCACCAAGGTGCAGTCGCGTGTTATCCGTGAGCGCCTGCTGCGTGAAGCCGAATCGAACGTCGCCATCCGCGTGACGGAAACCGACGAGAAGGACGCGTTTGAAGTGGCCGGCCGTGGAGAACTGCAACTGGGCGTGCTGATCGAAAACATGCGCCGCGAAGGGTTTGAAGTGGCCATTTCGCGTCCGCGCGTGGTCTTCAAGAACGATCCGGAAACCGGTGAGAAGCTGGAGCCGATCGAAGACGTGGTGATCGACGTTGACGAAGAATATACCGGCGTGGTCATCGAAAAGCTCTCCGCCCGCAAGGCCGAGCTGAAGGACATGGGGCCTTCGGGCGCCGGCAAGACGCGCATCACCTTGAAGTCGCCGTCGCGCTCGCTGATCGGGTATCAGGGCGAGTTCCTGACCGATACGCGTGGCTCCGGCGTGCTGAACCGTGTGTTCTCGCACTATGAAGGCTATAAGGGCCTGATCGACCAGAACCGCAAGGGCGTGCTCGTCTCCAACGGCGACGGCGAAACCGCGGCGTTTGCGCTGTGGAAGCTGGAAGAACGCGGCACCATGTTCGTGGGCGGCGGCGAAAAGACCTATATGGGCATGATTATCGGCGAAAATTCGCGTACCGATGACCTCGACGTCAACCCGATGAAGACCAAGCAGTTGACCAATATCCGCGCCTCGGGCACGGACGAAGCCATCCGCCTGACGCCGCCGCGCCGTCCGACGCTGGAACAGGCGATCGCCTATATCGAAGACGATGAACTGGTGGAAGTGACGCCGAAGTCGATCCGCCTGCGCAAGAAGGAGCTGAACCCGTCGTTCCGCAAGAAGCGCGTTAAGGCAGACGCCTAA
- a CDS encoding cold-shock protein: MANGTVKWFNPIKGFGFIQPTDGSGDVFVHISAVEKAGLRSLNEGQSIAYQIVNERGKNAAVDLSTV; the protein is encoded by the coding sequence ATGGCCAACGGTACAGTTAAGTGGTTCAACCCGATCAAGGGTTTTGGTTTCATCCAGCCGACAGACGGCAGCGGCGATGTCTTCGTCCATATCTCGGCAGTCGAAAAGGCCGGTCTGCGCAGCCTGAACGAAGGCCAGTCGATCGCCTACCAGATCGTCAATGAGCGCGGCAAGAACGCCGCGGTTGATCTCAGCACCGTCTGA
- a CDS encoding response regulator — MSELSPKTNRLVLVADDNDETAFVIESMLDLLDFGVERARDGREALEMSGRSAYALILMDIEMPVMDGLMATKAIRGQEGEGLVPPVPIVGITGHSDMGTRRLCQLAGMDEVLCKPFLMEQLEEIVTAVSVKRVN, encoded by the coding sequence ATGAGCGAACTCAGTCCCAAGACAAACCGTCTGGTCCTTGTGGCCGATGACAATGACGAGACTGCCTTCGTCATCGAATCCATGCTGGACCTGCTGGATTTCGGCGTCGAGCGCGCGCGCGACGGCCGCGAGGCGCTGGAGATGTCGGGCCGTTCGGCCTATGCGCTGATCCTCATGGATATCGAGATGCCGGTCATGGACGGGCTCATGGCCACCAAGGCGATCCGCGGCCAGGAAGGTGAGGGGCTGGTGCCGCCGGTGCCGATCGTGGGGATCACCGGACATTCGGACATGGGCACGCGCCGGCTGTGTCAACTGGCCGGGATGGACGAGGTGTTGTGCAAGCCGTTCCTGATGGAGCAGCTTGAAGAGATCGTGACGGCGGTTTCGGTCAAGCGGGTGAACTGA
- a CDS encoding glycine zipper 2TM domain-containing protein: MTQHKKYLAPSLAVLGLMAATLATPFAAHAQYDTRSYDGYCYAKKDNAGTNGAVIGAVVGGLAGSQVSKHERGLGTVGGAVLGGVIGNQVGKSSVKCYNGAYYAYRQGQYYSPPAAPDGYQVLYFRDRPQSGYYDNVYYDAPSSRYSQSDDSGYNTVPYSDNSDYQSRPYDNNGSDRPYVDDRYNSGSQYGSRRPYNADEGWRDDQGQWHYGRPRAVGWQDDDGRWHIGQVVAYGWRDRDGGWHEESSSYSSSSYSSSGY; encoded by the coding sequence ATGACACAGCACAAGAAATATCTGGCGCCCTCGCTGGCCGTGCTCGGCCTGATGGCGGCCACCCTGGCCACGCCCTTCGCGGCTCACGCCCAGTATGACACACGATCCTATGATGGTTATTGTTACGCCAAAAAGGACAATGCCGGCACCAATGGTGCGGTGATCGGCGCCGTGGTCGGCGGCCTGGCCGGCAGCCAGGTATCGAAGCACGAACGCGGTCTCGGTACGGTCGGCGGCGCAGTGCTCGGCGGCGTGATCGGCAACCAGGTCGGCAAGTCGTCGGTGAAGTGCTACAACGGCGCCTATTACGCCTATCGCCAGGGGCAGTATTATTCGCCACCGGCGGCGCCCGATGGCTATCAGGTACTTTACTTCCGTGACCGTCCGCAAAGCGGCTATTACGACAACGTCTATTATGATGCGCCATCGAGCCGCTACAGCCAGTCGGACGACAGCGGATACAACACCGTTCCCTACAGCGACAACAGCGACTACCAGTCCCGGCCTTACGATAATAATGGGTCGGATCGGCCTTATGTCGATGACCGGTATAATTCCGGTTCGCAATATGGTTCCCGCCGCCCGTATAATGCCGACGAAGGCTGGCGCGACGACCAGGGCCAGTGGCACTATGGCCGTCCGCGCGCCGTAGGCTGGCAGGATGATGACGGCCGCTGGCATATCGGCCAGGTGGTCGCCTATGGCTGGCGTGACCGTGACGGCGGCTGGCACGAGGAATCGTCCAGCTATTCCAGCAGCAGCTATTCAAGCTCCGGATACTAA
- the dctA gene encoding C4-dicarboxylate transporter DctA, producing the protein MPENKKPFYRHLYVQVLFGVMLGAAIGLIWPEVAAQPWVKALGDGFVKLIKMTIAVLIFCTVVSGIGQVAEAKQVGRVGVKAMVYFEVISTFALILGLIVANVIKPGAGMHAAGNAAAVAKYVAPETHETLVDFFLHLIPDTFLSGFAEGNILQVLLVAILTGLALQRIGPPVQEIRNLIDQGSQIIFDIITQIMKLAPIGAGAAMAYTLGKFGAAALGSLLMLIGTFYLTAILFVVVVLGIVAWLCGFSIFRFVAYIKDELLIVLGTSSSESALPNLMRKMEALGCSKPVVGLVIPTGYSFNLDGTNIYMTLASLFIAQALGYDLSLMQQLTLLGVAMLTSKGASGVTGAGFITLGATLAVVNPALVPGMAIVLGIDKFMSECRALTNFIGNGVACVVVSRWEGELDRAALRAGLHRNALEISAE; encoded by the coding sequence ATGCCAGAGAATAAGAAACCCTTCTACCGTCATCTCTATGTGCAAGTGCTGTTCGGCGTGATGCTTGGCGCGGCCATCGGCCTGATCTGGCCGGAGGTGGCGGCGCAGCCTTGGGTGAAGGCGCTGGGCGACGGTTTCGTCAAGCTGATCAAGATGACCATTGCCGTACTGATCTTCTGCACGGTTGTCTCCGGCATCGGCCAGGTGGCTGAAGCCAAGCAGGTCGGTCGGGTCGGCGTCAAGGCCATGGTCTATTTCGAGGTGATCTCGACTTTCGCGCTGATACTCGGCCTGATCGTCGCCAATGTCATCAAGCCGGGCGCCGGTATGCACGCCGCCGGCAATGCCGCCGCCGTGGCGAAATACGTCGCGCCGGAAACCCACGAAACCCTGGTCGATTTCTTCCTGCACCTGATCCCGGATACCTTCCTGAGCGGCTTTGCCGAGGGCAATATCCTGCAGGTGCTGCTGGTGGCTATCCTGACCGGCTTGGCCCTCCAGCGTATCGGTCCGCCGGTGCAGGAAATCCGCAACCTGATCGACCAGGGAAGCCAGATCATCTTCGATATCATCACCCAAATCATGAAGCTGGCGCCGATCGGCGCCGGCGCGGCCATGGCCTATACGCTCGGCAAGTTTGGCGCGGCGGCGCTGGGATCGCTGCTGATGCTGATCGGCACCTTTTACCTGACGGCTATCCTGTTCGTTGTTGTCGTGCTTGGCATCGTTGCCTGGTTGTGCGGCTTTTCGATTTTCCGCTTCGTCGCCTATATCAAGGATGAACTGCTGATCGTGCTCGGCACCTCGTCCTCGGAAAGTGCCCTGCCGAACCTGATGCGCAAGATGGAGGCGCTCGGCTGCTCCAAGCCGGTGGTGGGGCTGGTGATCCCGACCGGCTATTCGTTCAATCTTGACGGCACCAATATCTACATGACCCTGGCCTCGCTGTTTATCGCCCAGGCCCTGGGTTATGACCTCAGCCTGATGCAGCAACTGACCCTTCTGGGCGTGGCCATGCTGACTTCGAAAGGCGCTTCCGGCGTCACCGGCGCGGGCTTTATTACCCTTGGCGCGACGCTTGCCGTGGTCAATCCGGCGCTGGTGCCCGGCATGGCCATTGTACTCGGCATCGACAAGTTCATGAGCGAATGCCGGGCGCTGACCAATTTCATTGGCAATGGTGTGGCCTGCGTCGTCGTTTCGCGCTGGGAAGGCGAACTGGACAGGGCCGCGCTCAGGGCCGGCCTGCATCGCAATGCGCTGGAAATATCGGCCGAATAG